In a single window of the Flavobacterium sp. W4I14 genome:
- a CDS encoding single-strand DNA-binding protein (product_source=KO:K03111; cath_funfam=2.40.50.140; cog=COG0629; ko=KO:K03111; pfam=PF00436; superfamily=50249; tigrfam=TIGR00621) codes for MESAINKVVLSGFAGADAEIKTFGSQKLAKVNLAINETYRNSGGEEVKRVQWFNLTFWNAKAELAETQVKKGTGLRVEGRLQTNIYDGTDGKKRYAIEIVVSDVIIREREKQEAF; via the coding sequence ATGGAAAGTGCAATTAACAAGGTAGTATTGAGCGGATTTGCAGGAGCAGATGCAGAGATTAAAACTTTTGGAAGTCAAAAATTAGCAAAGGTTAACCTGGCCATAAACGAAACCTATAGAAATTCAGGGGGTGAAGAAGTAAAAAGAGTGCAATGGTTTAATTTAACTTTCTGGAATGCAAAAGCCGAGCTTGCCGAAACTCAGGTTAAAAAGGGTACAGGCTTAAGGGTAGAAGGTAGGTTACAAACAAATATTTATGATGGTACAGACGGTAAAAAACGCTATGCAATAGAAATAGTAGTTAGTGATGTGATCATCAGGGAAAGAGAAAAACAAGAAGCCTTTTAG
- a CDS encoding hypothetical protein (product_source=Hypo-rule applied), with protein sequence MERLCLDCGTLIRGRADKKYCDDSCRNNYNNRLKIEDNLVIRRINSILRKNRAILAALNPNGKTKVTGKKLISAGFNFEYHTYSYETQNSNTYIFCYEYGYLILGDNRYLLVKREEKLWLT encoded by the coding sequence ATGGAACGTTTATGTTTAGACTGCGGAACCCTGATTAGAGGAAGGGCCGATAAAAAATACTGCGATGATTCTTGTCGCAACAATTACAACAATCGCTTAAAGATTGAGGATAATCTAGTGATTAGAAGGATAAATAGCATACTAAGAAAGAATCGTGCTATCCTTGCTGCGCTTAATCCAAATGGTAAAACCAAGGTTACCGGCAAAAAGCTAATTTCCGCAGGTTTTAATTTTGAATACCATACTTATAGTTATGAAACCCAGAACAGTAACACATACATTTTCTGCTATGAATACGGTTATTTAATTTTAGGTGATAACAGGTACCTGCTGGTAAAAAGGGAAGAAAAGCTTTGGTTGACCTAG
- a CDS encoding hypothetical protein (product_source=Hypo-rule applied; superfamily=56747) has product MINYNNKLFKPINNTENGETSNETIFRYKQTGNILTAEYAGGKIIFGHLIGLVDENGNIEMRYHQVNNQGELMTGICHSKPEHLANGKIRLHETWQWTSGDKSKGQSIIEEQ; this is encoded by the coding sequence ATGATAAACTATAACAACAAGCTTTTTAAACCCATCAATAATACAGAAAATGGTGAAACATCAAACGAAACCATTTTTAGGTATAAACAAACAGGAAATATCCTTACTGCAGAATATGCAGGCGGAAAAATTATTTTCGGTCATTTGATTGGCTTAGTTGATGAAAACGGCAACATCGAAATGCGCTATCACCAGGTAAATAATCAGGGGGAACTCATGACCGGGATCTGCCATTCAAAGCCAGAACACTTAGCCAATGGCAAAATCAGACTTCATGAAACCTGGCAGTGGACATCGGGAGATAAATCAAAAGGACAATCAATTATCGAAGAACAATAA
- a CDS encoding hypothetical protein (product_source=COG4815; cog=COG4815; pfam=PF08877), with the protein MPSILQTAFNLVYSPLDYQINNLQIESESREYAACTFELNGLKIKHRLAKITPTKTGQFVTIWKRNEAGITAPFNDQDEFDLLIISANSVDQSGQFIFPKAILVQHKIITKNGIEGKRGIRVYPPWDTVASKQAEKTQQWQAPYFLQIDVNENIDLARAKKLIGNGIKQTEF; encoded by the coding sequence ATGCCGTCTATATTACAAACCGCCTTCAATTTAGTTTACAGCCCGCTTGATTATCAAATAAATAACCTGCAAATAGAAAGTGAAAGTCGGGAATATGCAGCCTGTACTTTTGAATTAAACGGCCTAAAAATCAAGCACCGTCTTGCTAAAATTACCCCAACTAAAACCGGGCAATTTGTAACCATATGGAAGCGGAATGAAGCAGGGATCACTGCTCCGTTTAATGATCAGGATGAATTTGACCTATTAATAATATCTGCTAATAGCGTAGACCAATCTGGCCAGTTTATTTTTCCAAAAGCCATATTGGTACAACATAAAATTATCACCAAAAATGGAATAGAAGGTAAAAGAGGAATTAGGGTTTATCCTCCCTGGGATACAGTAGCAAGTAAACAGGCCGAGAAAACCCAACAATGGCAAGCGCCGTATTTTCTTCAGATCGATGTTAATGAAAATATCGATCTTGCAAGGGCGAAGAAATTAATCGGCAACGGAATTAAACAAACAGAATTTTAA
- a CDS encoding AraC family transcriptional regulator of adaptative response/methylated-DNA-[protein]-cysteine methyltransferase (product_source=KO:K10778; cath_funfam=1.10.10.10,1.10.10.60,3.30.160.70; cog=COG0350,COG2207; ko=KO:K10778; pfam=PF01035,PF02870,PF12833; smart=SM00342; superfamily=46689,46767,53155; tigrfam=TIGR00589), which produces MKAQEEINFNRIAEAISYIKANFKTQPGLEEIAERVNLSPFHFQRLFSEWAGTTPKRFLQYISIGYAKEMLKENQSLFDTALETGLSGTSRLHDLFVNIEGMTPGEYKNGGENLHINYSFAESPFGNIIVASTSKGICHIAFYDDENIALANLQRQFPAAQYQQILDKEQQNALFIFSHDWSKLHQIKLHLKGTDFQLKVWEALLKIPMGKLATYGNIAKQLQNPNASRAVGTAIGDNPVAFLIPCHRVIQSSGALGGYHWGVNRKTAMIGWEASKTNV; this is translated from the coding sequence ATGAAAGCACAAGAAGAAATCAATTTCAACCGGATAGCCGAAGCCATAAGCTATATCAAGGCGAATTTTAAAACACAGCCTGGTTTAGAAGAAATTGCAGAGAGAGTAAATTTAAGCCCTTTTCACTTCCAAAGATTATTTAGCGAATGGGCGGGCACTACCCCTAAGCGTTTTTTGCAATACATTAGCATTGGTTATGCCAAAGAAATGCTGAAAGAAAACCAAAGTTTATTCGATACCGCATTAGAAACCGGCTTATCGGGAACCAGCAGGCTGCACGATCTGTTTGTGAACATTGAAGGGATGACACCGGGAGAATATAAAAACGGCGGCGAAAACCTCCACATCAATTATAGTTTTGCAGAAAGTCCCTTCGGTAATATCATTGTAGCCAGCACCTCAAAAGGAATCTGCCATATCGCTTTTTATGACGACGAAAACATTGCTTTGGCGAATTTGCAACGCCAATTCCCGGCAGCTCAATATCAGCAGATACTGGATAAAGAACAACAGAATGCATTATTTATTTTCAGTCACGACTGGAGCAAATTGCACCAGATTAAACTGCATTTAAAAGGTACTGATTTCCAGTTAAAAGTTTGGGAAGCTTTGTTAAAAATTCCTATGGGTAAATTGGCCACTTATGGTAACATTGCCAAACAATTACAAAATCCTAATGCATCCAGAGCGGTAGGTACTGCGATTGGCGATAATCCGGTAGCCTTTCTCATTCCTTGTCACCGGGTAATACAATCAAGCGGTGCTTTGGGCGGTTACCATTGGGGAGTGAACAGAAAAACAGCCATGATTGGCTGGGAGGCCTCAAAAACTAATGTTTAG
- a CDS encoding alkylated DNA repair dioxygenase AlkB (product_source=COG3145; cath_funfam=2.60.120.590; cog=COG3145; pfam=PF13532; superfamily=51197), translating into MDLFNTTIDVNQNLLPYGGTVNYFGKLFPGSEADYYFDILMNTVEWKNDEAFIMGKHIITKRKVAWYGDEAYSYTYSNKSKMALPWTKELLELKKISEEQTGTAFNSCLLNLYHNGDEGMAYHSDDEKALAKDSAIASLSFGAERRFLFKHKKTKETVTLFLENGSLLVMKDETQTNWLHRLPPTKKVSKPRINLTFRTMVV; encoded by the coding sequence ATGGATTTATTCAACACTACAATAGATGTTAACCAAAATCTGCTCCCATACGGCGGAACAGTAAATTATTTCGGCAAATTATTCCCGGGATCCGAAGCCGATTATTATTTTGATATACTGATGAATACGGTTGAATGGAAAAATGACGAAGCTTTTATTATGGGCAAACACATCATCACCAAAAGAAAAGTAGCCTGGTACGGAGATGAAGCCTATTCTTATACCTACTCCAATAAATCGAAAATGGCCTTACCATGGACAAAGGAGTTACTGGAACTAAAAAAGATATCGGAGGAGCAAACAGGTACCGCATTTAACTCTTGTTTACTTAATTTATACCACAACGGTGATGAAGGCATGGCTTATCATAGCGACGACGAGAAGGCCTTAGCTAAAGATTCTGCCATTGCATCATTAAGTTTCGGTGCAGAACGAAGATTTCTTTTCAAACATAAAAAAACAAAAGAAACGGTAACCTTATTTTTAGAAAATGGAAGTCTATTGGTGATGAAAGATGAAACACAAACCAATTGGCTGCACCGCCTTCCACCAACCAAAAAAGTAAGTAAGCCAAGGATAAACCTCACCTTTAGAACGATGGTGGTTTAA
- a CDS encoding hypothetical protein (product_source=Hypo-rule applied; smart=SM00860), protein MNFYERYKNGETHSVYTDIEKLGEEAFSPGYYPDVEKVLIETFQRVRFNLEVIYKELKNIDYVFWADETGNDEALLMPFSNTDELLNILEQNIELVGKLPVSMKMFYQIVGSCNFAWNYQDDSDILWEMADPIQVAPLTDCVSQVADQYWLEEMEEYIQDDDFGFAFLELSPDNLHKDNVSGGPPYALQLNKEKSIDSKFLNEPNGTTFINYLRICFESCGFPGMPYADNMVFQEFFDKVKPQLRKI, encoded by the coding sequence ATGAATTTTTACGAAAGGTATAAAAACGGAGAAACGCATAGTGTTTATACCGATATTGAAAAATTAGGAGAAGAGGCATTTTCTCCTGGTTACTATCCCGATGTTGAAAAAGTATTGATTGAGACTTTCCAACGGGTTAGATTCAATCTTGAGGTTATCTATAAAGAACTTAAGAATATTGATTACGTTTTCTGGGCAGATGAGACGGGAAATGACGAAGCATTATTGATGCCCTTCTCTAATACGGACGAACTACTTAATATATTAGAGCAGAACATAGAACTGGTAGGTAAACTACCAGTGTCGATGAAAATGTTTTACCAAATTGTTGGCTCGTGCAATTTTGCATGGAATTACCAAGATGATTCAGATATTCTATGGGAGATGGCAGATCCTATTCAGGTGGCACCTTTAACCGACTGTGTTTCGCAGGTAGCTGATCAATACTGGCTGGAAGAAATGGAAGAATACATTCAGGATGATGATTTTGGCTTTGCATTTCTGGAACTATCTCCTGACAATCTTCATAAAGATAATGTTAGCGGGGGCCCTCCGTATGCATTGCAGTTAAATAAGGAAAAAAGTATTGATAGTAAGTTTTTAAATGAACCTAATGGCACAACATTTATCAACTATCTGAGAATCTGTTTCGAGAGTTGTGGATTTCCAGGTATGCCTTATGCTGATAATATGGTATTTCAGGAATTCTTTGATAAAGTAAAGCCTCAATTGCGGAAAATATAA